The following is a genomic window from Candidatus Marinimicrobia bacterium CG08_land_8_20_14_0_20_45_22.
GTTTTTGCGAAGCGGATTTTGCCAGCCTGACCTTTTCCAGCGCGCTTTGAATCATTTTTTGTCCTCCGAAACCGGGATTTACCGTCATCACCAACAAATGATCGATCATTGACAAGAACGGTTCAACGTCTAAAAACGGCGTCGGAGGATTGATCACCAATCCCGCCCGCGCTCCCAACGACCGGATTCTTTCCAATTCGTTCGGAATGTCCTTTGTCGATTCGACGTGAATGATGACGGTATCACTTCCGGCGTTAACAAACTGTTGAATATATTTTTCTGGATTCTCAATCATCAGATGAGATTCGAGATGAAGCGTAGTAATTTTTCGGATTGCGGAAACGATGAACGGGCCGATGGTGATATTCGGAACAAAATGGCCGTCCATAACATCGAGATGGAGACGTTTGGCTCCGGCGGATTCCACAAGACGAATCTGCTGTTCAAGATTCGCAAAATCGGCGGAAAGCAACGAGGGAACGATTTGAATCATCCGCATTTTATTCTTCTCGACCTATCGTTGTCACATCCAAATTAATCAAAATCGGATTGTCCATCAATTTACCGGCTTCCGGTTTTTGTCCGATCACGGTATATGGCGTTAAATCCGGATTCTGGATGTATCGGATTTTACCTATTTGATGTCCTGCTTTTCTGATAATTTTTTTAGCTTCGTCGAGATTCAATCCGAACAGGTCGGGAACTTCTAATTGTTTGTCCGGCGCACCTTTACTGACCGTCAACCAAATATGTGTATTCGTCGAGATCATCAGTCCGGGCGAAATCGATTGCGCACTGACCACACCGACGGGTTTGTCGGATGAAAATTGAGACACGACGGAATCAACGGTTATGCCCCAACGGTCTAACTCCAGATCGGCGGCTTTCAAAACTTTCCCAATCAATTTCGGCATTGGGAAATAGCGTTCGCCGCCTGAAATAATCAGTTTGACAATTCGTCCTTTCTTCACCTTATAACCAGCAGGCGGTTGCTGATCGATAACCGTTTGCGGCGGGAAGTCAGAATTTTCCAGCGTATCGCTCACAACCGATTCGAAGCCGTTGCTTTCCAGAATCGCTCTGGCTTCCGGCAGAGGCTTGTACCGAACGTCGAGTAGTTCATATTCCCTTCCATGCCGGACGTAAAGCGGCAGGATGAGTTTGTCCATCAGTACACTAAAAATGACTGTGAAGATTGCAAATGCCGCGAGAAACCGTAATAAATTTTTTGTGTGAATCCTCATATTTTTATCCTAAAAACCAATTCATTTTTCCTGCGATGTTCCGGACGAAGCTTTGTTCAGACGAACGGCAAAACTACCAGTAAATCCATGACGATGTGGAAAAATCTGAACGGCGCCAGAATCGTCGCAATACGTCCTCTCAACCCATTTTTGCGCTGGCTGAACGGAAAATTCAGGATGGCTAGTCAAAAACTCACGAACGATATTCCAATTTTCTTCAGGCTCCAGACTGCATGTACTGTAAACAAGCGCTCCGCCAATGCGGACAAATTTTGACATATTTTCAAGAATCTTTATCTGTAAATAGCACACCTGCTTCATGTGATGAGCCGTTCGGTTCCAGCGCAAATCTGCTCGCCTTGACAAAACGCCTGTGCCGGTGCAAGGGGCGTCGATCAACACTTTATCTGCTTCTGGAAACGCATCACGGCTCGCATCCGCCACACGATAATTTATCGAATCAATTCCTAAGCGGAAGCACTCATTTTTCACAAGCTCCAATTTCTGTTCATTGATGTCAGATGCGTAAACGGTGGAACGATTGCCAGTCAACTGGGCGATCAGAGTCGATTTTCCACCCGGAGCGGCACAGACATCAATAATCGTTTCGCCTTCTTTCGGAGAAAGTAATAGAACGGCGAGCGCCTGATTGTAATCCTGAACCGAACAACCGCCTTCCCTGAAAAAGTCGCTTTTCAGCAAAATACCGGGACGATTGACCGAAAAGAAGTGGATTGGTTTTTCTGAAATAATCTTCACCGTTTGTTTCTGACGCGCCAGTCGTTCCTCCGTCATACTCCAAGAAAAACGGATAGGATTGTGACGGAAGCAAATCGGCTGATAAGAATTATCAAATTCAAGGATTTGGCGGGTCGATTCCTCGTCAAAATTGGCGATCCAACGTTTCACCAACCAATTTGGATGCGAAAACTCAATGCCGAGCCGCTCGGTTTCATCGGTAATTCTACTCAGCGATTTTCGCCAATCAGTCTCTTCGGGCAAATTTCTCAACACAGCATTTATCAATGGAACGAGGTCGGGGCGTTTCAACTCCTTGGCGGCTTCGACAGTTTCATAGACAAGCGCGTGCGGCGGTGTTTTCAACACGACAAACTGAAAGGCGCCAACGCGCAATAAGTGAATTGCCGTCATTTCGATCTGGCTAAATTGGCGATTCAGCGAAAAGGTTAAAATATAGTCCAAAAGTCTGCGATATTGTATAACACCCTTGACGAGTGCGTAAATAAAATCGCGGTCTTCTTGAGAAAATTCGATAGTCGATATAAATTCTGAAACGCGTGTCTCAAAATCGGACGGGCGCCTATGAAGCGAGTTAAGGATTTCTACGGCGGCGGTTCGGGCTTTCATCTGGAAAATATATCTCCAACTTTTCCCTGATACCCTCGCAGGAATTCATCGATCGAAAGCGGTTTTTTCCCTTCCGATTGAACTTCCTTGGGAAACAAAATTCCGTCGCCGGTTTGAATTCCCAACCAATTTTTCTTGCGGATTACGATGGCGCCGTGAGTTTTAGAATTGCCCCCGGATTTAGCGACCGCCGACAAAAACTTGATGCGTTTCTTCCCAAAAAAGGAATACGCGCCGGGCGTGGGCGAAAGTCCGTGAATTAGATTCTTGATAGACAGGGCACCTTTTCTCCAGTCGATTTCGCCCATTTCGGGGAAAATTTTCGGCGCCTGTGTAGCCAATTCATGTCTCTGCGGTATCGGCTCGAGACGTTTTTCTTCGATCTCGTTTACAACGCGCACGAGTGACTCACCCCCCAAACAGGACAGTTTTTCATAGAGCATGCCGAATGTGTCCTCCGGTAAAATGGCTGTTTTCTTCTGAAAAAGAATATCACCGGTATCGACACGCGCCTGAAGACGGAAAATCGTCAACCCGGTTTCTTTCTCGCCGTTAATAATCGCCCAGTTGATCGGAGCCGCACCGCGATATTTCGGGAGAAGCGAGGCGTGTAAATTAATCGCGCCATAACGCGGAATTTCCAGCAAATCGACCGGCAAAATGCGAAATGCGACAACGATGAACAGGTCGGCATTCAGATCTTTCATCTGCCTAATAAAATCCGGAGATTTTAAATCCGGCGGCTGAAAAACCGGCAAATTGAGTTCCTTCGCTAAAGTTTTGACAGGCGTTTCCTGAACGATGAGTCCGCGTCCTTTTTCAGCATCCATAGCGGTCACAACGGCAAGAATCTGATGGCGCGATTCGGCGAGCGTTTTCAGCGATGGAAGAGCAAATTCGGGCGTTCCCATGAAGACGATTTTCATACCGATATTATCCAACCTGAATCGTGATTCCTTTTTTAGCATCTGCTGCCATGCGTTTTAATTTGGAAGCGATAAAACTCCGCTTTAACTGGCTGATGCGATCGACGATGTATATTCCATTCAGATGGTCTGTCTCGTGTTGAACAACCCGCGCAAAATAACCGGAAAATTCTTCGACATGAACATTCCGTTCGACGTCTTCATAGCGAACCTTGACTTTCTCGGCACGGGTAACATCTGCGTAGATTTCTGGAATGCTGAGACAGCCTTCCTCAGCGACGACTTCGCCTTGACGTTCGAGAATTTCCGGATTGATAAAAACCATTTTCTTACCGTTCTCATCTTTTAAAGAAAAATCGGCGATAAAAAAGTCCAACGGGATTCCGACCTGATTGGCTGAAAGCCCAATGCCGTTATCGGCATACATCGTCTCGAACATATCATCGATAATT
Proteins encoded in this region:
- the rpe gene encoding ribulose-phosphate 3-epimerase; translation: MIQIVPSLLSADFANLEQQIRLVESAGAKRLHLDVMDGHFVPNITIGPFIVSAIRKITTLHLESHLMIENPEKYIQQFVNAGSDTVIIHVESTKDIPNELERIRSLGARAGLVINPPTPFLDVEPFLSMIDHLLVMTVNPGFGGQKMIQSALEKVRLAKSASQKHGFLIEVDGGINLETLAVAVSAGADLLVAGKAVFGESDPARAFTTLSKKAKA
- a CDS encoding methionyl-tRNA formyltransferase, which produces MKIVFMGTPEFALPSLKTLAESRHQILAVVTAMDAEKGRGLIVQETPVKTLAKELNLPVFQPPDLKSPDFIRQMKDLNADLFIVVAFRILPVDLLEIPRYGAINLHASLLPKYRGAAPINWAIINGEKETGLTIFRLQARVDTGDILFQKKTAILPEDTFGMLYEKLSCLGGESLVRVVNEIEEKRLEPIPQRHELATQAPKIFPEMGEIDWRKGALSIKNLIHGLSPTPGAYSFFGKKRIKFLSAVAKSGGNSKTHGAIVIRKKNWLGIQTGDGILFPKEVQSEGKKPLSIDEFLRGYQGKVGDIFSR
- the def gene encoding peptide deformylase → MSLFRIQLYGSPVLSHKTANVKALIPPDFSKIIDDMFETMYADNGIGLSANQVGIPLDFFIADFSLKDENGKKMVFINPEILERQGEVVAEEGCLSIPEIYADVTRAEKVKVRYEDVERNVHVEEFSGYFARVVQHETDHLNGIYIVDRISQLKRSFIASKLKRMAADAKKGITIQVG